Within Anopheles ziemanni chromosome 2, idAnoZiCoDA_A2_x.2, whole genome shotgun sequence, the genomic segment TCTTATCAAGAAAGTATGTAGGTTTTTCCCACCCGTCTCAAATGTTCCCTTCCCCCAGACGCTACCATCTTAGCACGAACAACGGCCTCCTTCGCCTCCGCTGCCTAACGTAAACGGTCCGAGACCGTTCGAGCCGGGTCCGTTCTTGATCATATCCTGCAGACCCTTCTGGCGATCGCCATCGTCGAAGTTTTCACCCTGGAGAAAAAGACATAAAATAAAGTCAGTACGTCACAGTATGAAGTTGATCGATAATTTCTTACCCTGTGTTCTCTTTGCTCGCGGATCTTGCGGGCCAGCGTCAGGAAAGCTTCCTCGATGTTGATGTTCTGCTTGCAGGACACCTCAAAGAAGGGCATATCAAAGTTCTCTGCAAtctgatgggaaaaatattgttaaatctTAGATATGCCAACCATGTCtgggaaaaaaataagaaattctTGACGATTTAAATATAATCAAACATTCAATtgtagaattaaaaaaaatcaaaactacgTTAGTATATTTAAGAAATACTTCTCTAAAGAAGACAAACATTGTATTACTTGTTGACTGAAGTGTtcataattatttaaaaatttactgCTTCACCATTCTATCACTTCTGTGTACATCCTCGAACCAACAGGTCATTGCCATCAGCAGGTGGATTGGTCTGGAAACAATTACTAATCcgtttttatgcttttctcCCCATATTTTCCTATTCTATAGTAAAGTATACATtacgttggtttttcttctggGAACATTTTAATCGCCCCGAGTTGTTAGCTCAGTGGAGCGATAAATCGACTGCATTGCTCGAGGAAAGGTACGTCCTAATGAGCAGTAAACACAACCATTCCCCAACCTCACCGCTTCTGCAGCAGTACTCCGAAAACGACATTCCGTGTGTCGCCTATTTGTCTCGGTTAATATTCCATTCCGTTTGGTTGTGCGGATGGTTGCGGTTCCTTTGCCCCAGGTTTTCAACATTCCACGCGACGGCTACGGGTCGAGGAGCACTCGAGGAGTGAATGGAACAAGGAACCCCCACACGGCCACCCTTCGATTAATGTGCGCTGAAGGGCCatgtttcattcatttcctTCGACGGGTGGAAAAAGAACCACAACAACCCCGATGGTATTTAGTGCAGGGTTTCTTCTCAACCCCAAACCCAACCGGAGGCAGAACGTACCACGTTGTCGCCACCATTCCCGGAGCCCCCTCTACCAACCTTCTGCCAACACGCCAGACGAGGAGgtgcaataaattaatttcaattaaatcctCGGAGCAATCGGAGGCAGATTTGGCACCACGcgacaaaaccaaaacctcgCCGATTTTCCATTGCCGAACTCACCTTTTCGCCTCGTTCTTTGTCGACGGCACGTTGTGGTGGATTGCATTCGCACTTGTTTCCCGCCAACACCTTCACCACGTCCGGCGCTGCGTTCTGGAACGTGTTGAAGAAGCAAATAGGTTTATGAGCGATGATGTATGAACTCACGGAGGGTTTCGGAATATGTTATTGCACACTGGAGTGTGTTTTTGGGTTAGCCTTCACTTTATATTCGCTGCGAAAAGAGTGGTCTCGAAAAATAGTGATTAAATCATAGTTATTTCAGTACTGGAAGTATTTTGAATGTGCAAATCAAAAAGGGTGATGTTTAGTTGCAAATTTCCCTCTCTTACTAAAGCTAATTTTTCGCATTTTAAATGAATGCCTTTAACATTGCAAAACATTGCCATAGGtttacaacaaaacaaaaaaaaataatgaaaaaacatCTTCATAAAAATACACACTTCATTTAAAACTCAACGATCGTGTTCGTGACCTGTTCGATTTCGCCACCTACCTCTTGGATGTTTCGTAGCCAGTAGGACAGGTTGTTGAACGATTCCAGGCTGGTCACGTCGTACATCAGCAGGATGCCCATGGCCCCGCGGTAGTAAGCCGTCGTCAGCGTGCGGAACCGTTCCTGGCCGGCCGTGTCCCAGATCTGCAGCTTGATCGGTACCCCGTCCAGGTTGATGAGCTTCTGTTTGAAATCGATTCCTGTGTTTTCGTTCGGCGCCACGAAAACAAATAAGGTCGAGAGGAAGGGCAAGCATaagtcttttatttttattcagtttTCCGTAGCTCGCCTGCAGACATAAACCGATGGCCCAACGATCCGTTCCCATATAAACCTCCCCTCTTCGCGAACCTCTTAGTTTCCCCGCGGTTTGATTTTCTCGTTTGTTTAAAATCGTTTACCATTTTCATGGCAGCTTGAACAGCTTGGCCACGAAAGATTGGATCCGGGCCCTGTGCCGTTGGCCGTTGGAGTTTTGGAGCAAACACTATCCATAAAACAAGCCGCTTTATTAGATCCTGCCAACACCGGGTCGACGTGCAAAGAGaacatgtttgctttttttccttttcttttattactcCAAAGGCCGGTTTTCCCGGATACGTAAAGTTTTTCTCACAGACGAGGGAAGCTAATGGGAACACAAAAGAGAACCATCAAATTTTTCTATTTGctaggagaaaaaaagaaagaaaaaataccgAGACGATGGACAAACACTGTCCCGCACCCGGGACCCAAAATTTGGCGTAAAACTTCGACCATCTGTCACCGACTGGGACAAAATGCGCCATCCTGTTCTACGGGCGCCCACAGACTGTCCCATCAGAAatcattcattttcttttcacaatGGGAGCTGGTGGGGGAtagaggaaacgaaaaaaaacttgcGACACGATCCGGGATGCCCTCCACCCCGTTTTTGTACCGCTAATGATTCGAACGTTTTCGtatggttttcgtttcgtaaAAAAAGCTTGCATTTACTTGGGTACACCGGTCGGTGGCTGCAAAATTCATGACCCCCTGTTCCTATTCCTAGGAGTTCTGTTcggtttcgtttccttttcggttttatttttttaaccattttttcttttcgacccGCTGAAGATGTCCTCCTCCTGACGCGCAACCACCCACAAAACGATAGTAAAATGACCGTTCGCTCCATCTGGCCAGCATCAGGGCATCGGGTTCGACACGCGGTACTACTGAAAAGCGGTAAAATGCGCTAAAATATACGACACCGGACCGTAAATGTCGATCGTAAAAAATGTCTCGTCGCTTGAGGATACGCAAAGGGCCCGCAGGGTTAGGAGCGGATCGTCACGTTCTGGCGTGGGCCGCCCGAAGTGCGAGGGTCAGGGACAGTTTCCCGAAAGTCTTTTCGGTAATACCCGAACGTCGTAAAGCGGACAGGAGCGCCGGTGCTAGCGCCTTGGGCCGTTGACTTCATCTGGCCACGGGCGTTTCCGAGGAACGACATGGGATCCAGAGAGAGAACGTGCCTCAAAACGAAGATGTTATCTGTTTGAAAACTgatggttttatttgcttgtcCACcaggaaagcaaaaaaaggagtttctttttaaatgaataacaaaataaaaattcaaactgGTAGAATAATCCGtcgaaaattaaaacagacTGGAGATATCATAAAAAGTCttcaaatcacaaaaaatacataaaaacaaactagtTTAGCTCCTATTGGAAAAACGGAcgagaaaacataaacaagtcttaaaattacataaaatgattcaagtgtaaaaaacaaactcgctTAGCCTCGTATTGGGAAAACGGAGAAGCAAAGACGAAAATTCATCAGGGTAGTGTATTTTGCGCAACCTGGTATGGGAAGAAACAGAATTAATagaaaagcgagaaaaaattAAGCGTCTGCTGCTATTTCCTGTCGGCTCTCTAATTTCATCCGTCACGTACACAGAAAAGGCTCGGTAGAAAAAAGGACGGAAAACTAGAACTGAAAACAAGCTTCACCGTCGAACTGGTGACGCAGCATCGTCGCGAGCCACCATGTCCAAGGGCATCGAGGCGGTGCATCATCGTTGCATATGCAAACTGCACTCAACCGGGAGCGTATCAATTATCTGCACGCCAACCCCGGCTCCGGAAGCGTCAGGCGCCTCCACGATGAATCATCGGGAAGAGTAGAACTTTCCCCCGAACAGACGAACGTGTTCGGGCAGCATTCGTTCGTTATCATAATGATCTGTGTCCTCGGAATCGATTTAACTTAATTGATGAAATGCAgtggaaaggtggaaaaagcgCGCAGCACATGCACCGGACCGAAGACAAAGGAAACGATATTACTTTCCGTGGCGCAAGGACAAGGGCAAGGAAAATTATGCTGAAGCTTTGTGGCCCGCCGAGCCAAGAAAGAGTGTATCCACACCACTTTCCAGTGTCCACTTTGCTTCCAATCCAATCAACATTTATGATCATGTCGAGAGAGTGTTAtttttggaatattttttcttGCCCTCGCGTTTCCTAGATTTTGTCCCGACGCTGACgatgatggaaaatggaagctTTTCTTACCGATCGTTGAAATGTAGGTATCGTAGTACCGCTCGTCACAGTACCGATGAACGATGCACGTCTTGCCCACGTTCGAGTCGCCCAACACGAGCACCTTGTATGTGGCCGCAAAGTCTAGTGCCATTTTCGCTTGCTACCCACTGGATCACGTCGCCCTGCGAAGCGGGTCTGGTTCGGACTCCTCACAGCGGATGAGTCAGCGGATGGAATGTGCTTGGTTTAGTTCTGCTAACTTTACGGGCACGAAAACATACGGCACTCACTCACACGatgcttctctctctctccccttttctccctttttatggaatttttctttttcttaacaAATACGGTCTGATTTTCCCTTGTTGGCCTCTTTGTTTTCGCGAACGGTGGTGTCtttgttttccccccaccccgAAGTTGGGCGTCCTTCCGGTGGGCGAACACTTTCCGTCACACTCCAGCTGAGCGAGCTGAATCACGGGATCGACGTGAATATTCTCGGCAAAAATTTCGCGTCTTTTCTGCGAATGTTGTCGAGTGTCGTAATTGGTATCCGAGTGCCCGCGTACACACCCACGGATATGCGTCACAAAGAAGGCCTCCTTTTTGATCGGAGCAAATCTTCCTCCTATTTTCACCACCCAAAAGCAGTTTGTTgtagtttgtttgaaaactttcTTTTATCCCAATCCAGACAATATTAGCTGGTTGTTGATTAACTTTTACGCACAAAGAATTCGCCCAAGTTATTTGTAAACACTGCACAAAGAGGACACAATTTGGAAAATCTTCCCTTGACTATCAGTCATCCATATTACAACATCGCTGAAATTCACTAGATTATAAACATAGGATAGAATTAGCAATCACCAACTGCTCCAGCAGTAACCACAGACAGACTGAGCCCAACCAGGAGTCTGTTTTCACCGAGGCCAAACGCAAAGTTTTCCTTGTTGACTTTTCCTTACATCACACACAGGACGCTGCTGTATGGGTTGGGCTCTACCCACACGCTCGCATGTTGACGATTTTCCTGGAACACAAGCGTGGAAATAAACACGCACACAGGCAAGCCGATTGATAAACAGACATCCGTCGCCGTCTGGATCCGAAGAAAAAAGGATCCGTTctagggaaatggaaaacttatTCCAACGAATCTTCCATCACACGTATTAAAATGAATGATTCCCTATAAATTAGAAATGGATGTCCTTAAATCTTTAGACATCAGTAATATTTTGTTCACATTTCGTAAAGCTTCAAAGGAATCGAGTCAAGTTCATGGTATCAGAATGCAACATCTGGAAGATTAATGCAAGCAATGTTATTCTAAAATGTTGTCGAAGCTTTCTAGAGTAACTGAGATTGTTAAAAGATATCACTCCACTTGTCTAACTACACAATTCGCACTTTTGATCAACACAAACCGTTTCAACATACGATTGAATCTTGACTCACGACCGTGTGGGAccgtttttacaccatttatGACTGTATGCCTTCACAGTCGAAAACAAAAGTGTCGAGAAAATCAATAACATCCAGCGCGCGTGCGCTTGTATTCAAACATACACAGAAAAATGAACGTACCGGATGGGAAATGCTGTCGTCCCACGTGCAGGGGTACgggaaatttcaaacaaataatttcaGCAGGACTTTCATAGTGGCTCCCTCTGacgggaatgatttttttacaGGAACTAGTGCTAGAGTGTGGCACTTTCAAAAAGCAACAAAGTAGTCGGACACGCAAATCTCTTGTTGATTTATGCATTTTCGATGAGTGAACTAAATTGATACCATCCTTAACTGATGTTCATGGCGACGTATTCGCTTTCCATTCACAGCTAGGAAAATTTACAACCAGTTGCTCTCCAGAATGAACCGAATGCAAAACGAAGCCCATTCGTACTATCGTACACTACTCGCGGATACCTTCGGGACGGTGATACAAATCTCACAATGGTTCTTTACCGCTCCGTATCCGTTGTATCCTTATCAGCAGATCACCCCAGCTTCTCGGCACCGATTCTACGTGCTTCGTTTTCTTCAGAAGTTTCTCGCTGTGTTGATCTTTGGAACCATAACGGCCATTCCGGTGCTGATGTACTTCTTGCAAGACAAGGCTGTCTACGTCTACTCCGTGCCGATGTCAATCAAGATCATGTACTACATTCAGACAGTCCTGCAAATAGTCGGCGCATGGTACGTGGTGTACTTGTATCAGTTTCGGACCAACTTCCATTGGTTCTACTTTCACCGCCTCCAGCATGTACTGGAGCAGTTTGGACGGCGTGACATCGACGTCGGATTGCGTCAGGTCAAACGAACCGTCCGAATAGTTATGCTACTAATCCCAGTAGAAACCGGTATGATTGCCCTATTGTTCATCTTGCATGTCAAAACTTGGGGACAATTGCCAAAGCTCGTAACGTTAGGATCGAACCTGTTGTTAGGAACGACGATTAACCTGCAATATATGACCATAATGGGTACGGTGGCGATCCTTCTCCGACAGATGAACGACACGCTGGAATCGTTTGTAGTAACCCCTACGTCCGATGTTCAAAAAACGCTGAGAATTCAACTGATTCAACCGACACGTTTAACGATAGACGATCAACTTATGATTGAGAAGATTCGCCTCCTTCAACTGGAGCTGATGAAAGTGGTAGCGAAAACAAACGCGAGTGAATTCGGGACATTACTGTGTATATTTATTATCGCCATGTTCGTGTACATCAATATCGTGCTGCTGCAGGTCTACCAGGGAATTATACAAAACGCGATGCCCTTCGATATGTTTTGTATACGGCTGATAAATTGTTCATTTAAAATCTGGAGCTTCGTTGTGATTGCCTACTCGAACCGGTTGGTCCAAAAACAGGTTGGTTGTACGAAGCTATTTAACTGGAATGTCCTTACTAGTTTCATATATCCTCTTGCATAGAACCTTCGAGTTGGCACCATCCTGCATCAGCTCAACAAAGTGGACAATGGAATGACCTGTTTCAATATTGTATGTAGCTGTAGCTTTGACTTAGACACTTTTCGCatattgtttgtgtgttttttgtaattttattttatttgaagatAAATCGATTTATAACGCAAACATGTTTGTTCTACGACGTCCACGAAGCTCATGAAATGATACCCATCGATATGTCGCTGATCTTCAAGGCAATACAATTTGCATGCATCGGATGATTTTTTGctcaaaacactttcttctttttagaTTGTTGGCGGCATAACAAGCATCTTTGTAGTGTTGGTACAGTTTGCTGACTCGTACAAACCCCACATTTCATCCGAAAACGACGTAACAACATTTCGTCCGTAAACGATGTTCGCTAGAAAAGCTTAGAAGATAATCTTACACTGTTGCTAATGCGAAATCGACACAAACTAGTCAACTCACGCAATTTACTCTAGTTTTCAGCATACCACAAGCAATGGTAGCATAATTATTGCTCCGCCGGAAAACAACGAAATATTTACTCAGAAATATTCTGCACAGTTGTGTTTCTCGCGAGTGTTGACTTTACACTGTAAAATGTATCTTACGACGCGAAACGTGCATTAGGCTATGGTGCACTCTTTcgtttaaacaattttactgCATTCTTCGTTGGAAATaaatatcaacaaaaaattctCTCTAATCTAATTCTTCTTAAACTGTCACACAATTCTcaaaatttttaatattttactaAACATTGTTATATacttgagaaaaaataagaatTACAGATATTGCAGACATGATatagtaaaatataaatatgaataattaataaaaataaggcTTTAAACTTATCGATCCATTGTCCATATAATTAAATACCCTTTCGTGTCTTGATAGATAGTGACATCGATCTCGTGAATCACTTGTTGTATTGCACATTATTCATGCATACATCCAACTCAGCTAAAACATCCTTTTACCTTTGCTTACCACTCACATAACGTGACTACTTGCAATCAGTTACTTTGCAGAATGAAACGGATGCAATACGAAGTGCATTTGTACTATCGTACACTTCTCGCGGATACCTTCGGGACGGTGATAAAAATCTCACAATGGTGCTTTACCGCTCCGTATCCGTTGTATCCTTATCAGCAGGTCACCCCAGATTCTCGGCACCGATTCTACGTGCTTCGTTTTCTTCAGAAGTTTCTCGCTGTGTTGATCTTTGGAACCATAACGGCCATTCCGGTGCTGATATACTTCTTGCACGACAAGGCTGTCTACGTCTACTCTGTGCCGATGTCGATCAAGATCATGTACTACATTCAGACACTCCTGCATATAGTAGGCGCATGGTACGTGGTGTACTTGTATCAGTTTCGGACCACCTTCCATCGGTTCTACTTTCACCGCTTCCACCGTGTGCTGGAGCAGTTTGGACGGCGTGATATCGACGTCGGATTGCGTCAGGTCAAAAGAGCCGTCCGAATAATTATGATACTAACCCCAGTAGAAATCGCTATGGTTGCCCTGTTGTTCATCTTGTATGTCAAAACTTGGGGACAATTGCCCAAACTCGTGTCGTGGGGATCGAACCTGATATTAAGAACGACGATTAACCTGCAGTATATGACCATAATGGGTACGGTGGCGATCCTTCTCCGACAGATGAACGACACGCTGGAATCGTTTGTAACCCATGTAACCCATGCGTCCGATGTTCAAAAAACTCCGAATATTCAACTAATTCAACCGACACGTTTAACGATAGACGATCAACTTACGATCGAGAAGATTCGCCTCCTTCAACTGGAGCTGATGAAAGTGGTGGCGAAAATAAACGCGGGTGAATTCGGGACAATACTGTGCATATATATTATCGCCATTTTCGTGTACATCAATATCGTGCTGCTGCAGGTCTACCAGGGAAAACTACAAAACGCGATGCCATTCGATATGTTTTGTATACGGCTGATAAGCTGTGCTTTAACATGTGTGGGCTTGGTTGTGATTGCCTACTCGAACCGGTTGGTCCAAAAACAGGTTAGTTGTACGAAGCTATTTAATTGGAATGTCCTTACAAG encodes:
- the LOC131282660 gene encoding ras-related protein Rab-8A: MALDFAATYKVLVLGDSNVGKTCIVHRYCDERYYDTYISTIGIDFKQKLINLDGVPIKLQIWDTAGQERFRTLTTAYYRGAMGILLMYDVTSLESFNNLSYWLRNIQENAAPDVVKVLAGNKCECNPPQRAVDKERGEKIAENFDMPFFEVSCKQNINIEEAFLTLARKIREQREHRGENFDDGDRQKGLQDMIKNGPGSNGLGPFTLGSGGEGGRCSC